Proteins encoded together in one Psilocybe cubensis strain MGC-MH-2018 chromosome 8, whole genome shotgun sequence window:
- a CDS encoding N-terminal acetyltransferase A complex catalytic subunit ard1 produces MNIRVAKVEDLMGMQACNLQNLPENYMMKFWMYHSMTWPQISFVAEDHKGRIVGYVLAKIEDPSEEGTTEEIHGHVNSISVLRSYRRLGLAKKLMLLSQEAMSSIYKASYVSLHVRKSNKAAIALYKDTLGFEVAKVEKKYYGDGEDALSMRLSLKNP; encoded by the exons ATGAACATCAGAGTAGCCAAG GTTGAGGACTTGATGGGGATGCAAGCATGCAACTTGCAGAATCTTCCGGAGAACTACATGATGAAATTTT GGATGTACCATTCCATGACCTGGCCTCAGATATCATTTGTCGCTGAGGATCACAAAGGACGTATCGTTGGATATGTGTTGGCTAAAAT TGAGGACCCAAGTGAAGAAGGCACCACGGAGGAAATTCACGGTCACGTCAACTCGATATCCGTCCTCCGGTCATACAGACGACTAGGACTAGCCAAGAAACTTATGTTGCTCTCCC AGGAAGCGATGTCGTCCATTTACAAGGCCTCATACGTGTCTCTCCACGTACGAAAGTCGAACAAGGCCGCTATAGCATTGTATAAGGATACACTAGGGTTTGAGGTTGCCAAAGTGGAGAAGAAATATT atggagatggagaggatgCCTTGTCAATGCGTCTTTCCTTGAAAAACCCTTGA